From a single Cinclus cinclus chromosome 16, bCinCin1.1, whole genome shotgun sequence genomic region:
- the NUDT16L1 gene encoding tudor-interacting repair regulator protein isoform X3 translates to MAAVGTMAAMGPLPTMGALPPLPTLGVPGVPELKPLTRYEAMRLGPGWSHSCHAMLYAPNPGMLFGRIPLRYAVLMQMRFDGLLGFPGGFVDRRYWSLEDGLNRVLGLGLGCVRLTEADYLCSHLTEGPHRVVAHFYARQLTLEELHTIEISAVHSRDHGMEILNMVPEEKLAEAVAATQRPKKTALDHAGGAGGHLSSHKAGNELAKGGNELGERGEHHGMVHAGAELVGLEGHALADAEALEQSGLGADVEQAEME, encoded by the exons ATGGCGGCCGTGGGGACGATGGCGGCCATGGGCCCGCTGCCCACCATGGGGGCGCTGCCGCCTCTGCCTACGCTCGGCGTGCCCGGCGTGCCCGAGCTGAAGCCGCTCACGCGGTACGAGGCGATGCGGCTCGGCCCGGGCTGGAGCCACTCGTGCCACGCCATGCTCTACGCGCCCAACCCGGGCATGCTGTTCGGCCGCATCCCGCTGCGCTACGCCGTGCTG ATGCAGATGCGATTTGAcggactgctgggctttcccgGGGGGTTCGTGGATCGCCGTTACTGGTCCCTGGAGGACGGTCTGAATCGGGTGCTGGGCTTGGGTTTAGGCTGTGTGCGCCTGACGGAAGCTGACTATCTGTGCTCGCACCTGACAGAGGGGCCACATCGCGTGGTGGCACACTTCTACGCCAGGCAGCTCaccctggaggagctgcacaCCATCGAGATCAGCGCGGTGCATTCCCGAGACCACGGGATGGAG ATCCTGAACATGGTGCCGGAGGAGAAGCTGGCTGAGGCAGTGGCTGCCACACAGAGGCCGAAGAAGACGGCCCTCGACCACGCCGGAGGGGCAGGAGGACACCTGTCTTCCCACAAGGCAGGCAACGAGCTGGCTAAAGGGGGCAACGAGCTGGGAGAGAGGGGGGAGCACCATGGCATGGTGCATGCAGGGGCCGAGTTGGTGGGGCTGGAGGGCCACGCCCTGGCAGATGCCGAGGCGCTGGAGCAGTCGGGGCTGGGCGCTGATGTGGAGCAGGCCGAGATGGAGTGA
- the NUDT16L1 gene encoding tudor-interacting repair regulator protein isoform X2, whose amino-acid sequence MAAVGTMAAMGPLPTMGALPPLPTLGVPGVPELKPLTRYEAMRLGPGWSHSCHAMLYAPNPGMLFGRIPLRYAVLMRFDGLLGFPGGFVDRRYWSLEDGLNRVLGLGLGCVRLTEADYLCSHLTEGPHRVVAHFYARQLTLEELHTIEISAVHSRDHGMEVMGMVRVPLYTQKDRMGGLPNFLANSFVGTAKFQLLFALKILNMVPEEKLAEAVAATQRPKKTALDHAGGAGGHLSSHKAGNELAKGGNELGERGEHHGMVHAGAELVGLEGHALADAEALEQSGLGADVEQAEME is encoded by the exons ATGGCGGCCGTGGGGACGATGGCGGCCATGGGCCCGCTGCCCACCATGGGGGCGCTGCCGCCTCTGCCTACGCTCGGCGTGCCCGGCGTGCCCGAGCTGAAGCCGCTCACGCGGTACGAGGCGATGCGGCTCGGCCCGGGCTGGAGCCACTCGTGCCACGCCATGCTCTACGCGCCCAACCCGGGCATGCTGTTCGGCCGCATCCCGCTGCGCTACGCCGTGCTG ATGCGATTTGAcggactgctgggctttcccgGGGGGTTCGTGGATCGCCGTTACTGGTCCCTGGAGGACGGTCTGAATCGGGTGCTGGGCTTGGGTTTAGGCTGTGTGCGCCTGACGGAAGCTGACTATCTGTGCTCGCACCTGACAGAGGGGCCACATCGCGTGGTGGCACACTTCTACGCCAGGCAGCTCaccctggaggagctgcacaCCATCGAGATCAGCGCGGTGCATTCCCGAGACCACGGGATGGAG GTGATGGGCATGGTCCGTGTCCCCCTCTACACCCAGAAGGATCGCATGGGTGGGCTGCCCAATTTCCTGGCAAACTCCTTCGTAGGAACTGCCAAGTTCCAGCTCCTGTTTGCCCTGAAGATCCTGAACATGGTGCCGGAGGAGAAGCTGGCTGAGGCAGTGGCTGCCACACAGAGGCCGAAGAAGACGGCCCTCGACCACGCCGGAGGGGCAGGAGGACACCTGTCTTCCCACAAGGCAGGCAACGAGCTGGCTAAAGGGGGCAACGAGCTGGGAGAGAGGGGGGAGCACCATGGCATGGTGCATGCAGGGGCCGAGTTGGTGGGGCTGGAGGGCCACGCCCTGGCAGATGCCGAGGCGCTGGAGCAGTCGGGGCTGGGCGCTGATGTGGAGCAGGCCGAGATGGAGTGA
- the NUDT16L1 gene encoding tudor-interacting repair regulator protein isoform X1, with amino-acid sequence MAAVGTMAAMGPLPTMGALPPLPTLGVPGVPELKPLTRYEAMRLGPGWSHSCHAMLYAPNPGMLFGRIPLRYAVLMQMRFDGLLGFPGGFVDRRYWSLEDGLNRVLGLGLGCVRLTEADYLCSHLTEGPHRVVAHFYARQLTLEELHTIEISAVHSRDHGMEVMGMVRVPLYTQKDRMGGLPNFLANSFVGTAKFQLLFALKILNMVPEEKLAEAVAATQRPKKTALDHAGGAGGHLSSHKAGNELAKGGNELGERGEHHGMVHAGAELVGLEGHALADAEALEQSGLGADVEQAEME; translated from the exons ATGGCGGCCGTGGGGACGATGGCGGCCATGGGCCCGCTGCCCACCATGGGGGCGCTGCCGCCTCTGCCTACGCTCGGCGTGCCCGGCGTGCCCGAGCTGAAGCCGCTCACGCGGTACGAGGCGATGCGGCTCGGCCCGGGCTGGAGCCACTCGTGCCACGCCATGCTCTACGCGCCCAACCCGGGCATGCTGTTCGGCCGCATCCCGCTGCGCTACGCCGTGCTG ATGCAGATGCGATTTGAcggactgctgggctttcccgGGGGGTTCGTGGATCGCCGTTACTGGTCCCTGGAGGACGGTCTGAATCGGGTGCTGGGCTTGGGTTTAGGCTGTGTGCGCCTGACGGAAGCTGACTATCTGTGCTCGCACCTGACAGAGGGGCCACATCGCGTGGTGGCACACTTCTACGCCAGGCAGCTCaccctggaggagctgcacaCCATCGAGATCAGCGCGGTGCATTCCCGAGACCACGGGATGGAG GTGATGGGCATGGTCCGTGTCCCCCTCTACACCCAGAAGGATCGCATGGGTGGGCTGCCCAATTTCCTGGCAAACTCCTTCGTAGGAACTGCCAAGTTCCAGCTCCTGTTTGCCCTGAAGATCCTGAACATGGTGCCGGAGGAGAAGCTGGCTGAGGCAGTGGCTGCCACACAGAGGCCGAAGAAGACGGCCCTCGACCACGCCGGAGGGGCAGGAGGACACCTGTCTTCCCACAAGGCAGGCAACGAGCTGGCTAAAGGGGGCAACGAGCTGGGAGAGAGGGGGGAGCACCATGGCATGGTGCATGCAGGGGCCGAGTTGGTGGGGCTGGAGGGCCACGCCCTGGCAGATGCCGAGGCGCTGGAGCAGTCGGGGCTGGGCGCTGATGTGGAGCAGGCCGAGATGGAGTGA
- the NAA60 gene encoding N-alpha-acetyltransferase 60, which yields MTEEVPPTALTDVNLRLLCHDDIDTVKQLCGDWFPIEYPDSWYRDITSNKKFFSLAATYRGSIVGMIVAEIKSRTKVHKEDGDILASNFPVDTQVAYILSLGVVKEFRKHGIGSLLLESLKDHISTTAQDHCKAIYLHVLTTNNTAINFYENRDFKQHHYLPYYYSIRGVLKDGFTYVLYINGGHPPWTIFDYLQHIGSTLASLSPCSIPQRIYRQAQSLLCSLLPWSGISAKSSIEYSRTM from the exons ATGACAGAGGAGGTGCCCCCGACTGCACTGACGGATGTGAACCTGCGCCTGCTGTGCCACGATGACATAGACACAGTGAAACAGCTCTGTGGAGACTGGTTCCCAATAGA GTACCCTGACTCATGGTACCGAGATATCACTTCCAACAAGAAGTTCTTTTCCCTCGCAGCCACATACAGAGGCTCCATCGTGGGGATGATAGTGGCAGAGATCAAGAGCAGGACGAAGGTGCACAAAGAG GATGGAGATATCCTAGCTTCCAATTTTCCTGTGGACACTCAAGTTGCTTACATCCTAAGTCTTGGAGTGGTGAAGGAGTTCAGAAAACATGGAATAG GTTCCCTCTTGCTTGAGAGTCTGAAAGATCACATCTCCACCACTGCCCAGGACCACTGCAAAGCCATCTACCTGCACGTGCTCACCACCAACAACACAGCAATAAACTTCTATGAAAACAGAGACTTTAAACAGCACCACTATCTCCCCTATTACTATTCCATCCGAGGGGTCCTCAAAGATGGCTTCACCTATGTCCTCTACATCAACGGTGGGCACCCACCCTGGACAATCTT TGACTACCTACAGCACATTGGCTCCACCCTAGCCAGTCTGAGCCCGTGCTCCATTCCCCAGAGGATATACAGACAAGCCCAGAGcctcctctgcagcctcctgcccTGGTCTGGCATTTCTGCCAAGAGCAGCATCGAGTACAGCCGGACAATGTGA